A single Roseinatronobacter monicus DNA region contains:
- a CDS encoding DEAD/DEAH box helicase: MGFESPPSSEGFQAHQKENNMTKSVPSVSVKYAANGSSTKSNELGMRAMQERAFEKRGEQYLLIKSPPASGKSRALMFIALDKLHNQGLRQAIVVVPEKSIGSSFNDEPLSKHGFWADWEVKPQWNLCNAPGGDDGKVGAVGKFLASDDKVLVCTHATFRFAVDKFGIEVFDDRLIAVDEFHHVSANPDNKLGTHLGALVARDKVHLVAMTGSYFRGDAEAVLSPEDEAKFDTVTYTYYEQLNGYKYLKTLDIGYFFYSGSYADDILKVLDPSEKTILHIPNVNSRESTKDKHREVEHIIDALGDWQGTDPATGFQLVKTPEGRVLRIADLVDDEPAKRDKVSAALKDPAQKNARDHVDIIIALGMAKEGFDWIWCEHALTVGYRASLTEIVQIIGRATRDAEGKTRARFTNLIAEPDAAAEAVTEAVNDTLKAIAASLLMEQVLAPRFNFTPKTVKCGPVEGFDYGAGGYDPGKENVGFNEASGQFQIEIKGLVEPKSKEAKRICQEDLNEVITAFVQDKTTIERGLFDEELVPEELTQVRMGKIVAARFPELDTEDQEAVRQHAVAALNLTQKAKEIALTGGEDGEVSANTALIDGVRKFAMDVRELDIDLIDRINPFGEAYAILAKTMSEESLRQVAAVITAKKIQLTPEEARALAKRAAAFKQERGRLPSITSADPWEKKMAEGVAYLIRMKQEAANG, from the coding sequence TTGGGTTTTGAGAGCCCGCCCTCAAGCGAGGGGTTCCAGGCCCATCAGAAAGAAAACAACATGACAAAGAGTGTCCCCTCCGTCTCCGTCAAATACGCCGCAAACGGCAGCTCGACCAAGTCGAACGAGTTGGGCATGCGCGCGATGCAAGAGCGCGCTTTTGAAAAACGCGGCGAGCAATACCTGCTGATTAAGTCGCCTCCCGCCTCGGGCAAATCGCGCGCGCTGATGTTCATCGCGCTCGACAAGCTGCACAATCAGGGCCTGCGTCAGGCCATCGTCGTGGTGCCGGAGAAGTCCATTGGGTCCAGCTTCAACGACGAGCCGCTGAGCAAACATGGCTTCTGGGCCGATTGGGAGGTGAAGCCGCAATGGAACCTGTGCAACGCCCCCGGTGGCGACGATGGCAAAGTCGGTGCTGTGGGCAAGTTCCTGGCCAGCGACGACAAGGTGCTGGTCTGCACCCACGCGACCTTTCGTTTCGCCGTCGACAAGTTCGGGATCGAGGTCTTTGATGATCGTCTGATCGCGGTGGACGAGTTCCATCACGTCTCGGCCAATCCCGACAACAAGCTGGGCACGCATCTGGGCGCGCTGGTCGCACGCGACAAGGTGCATCTGGTGGCAATGACCGGATCCTATTTCCGCGGCGATGCCGAGGCAGTCCTGTCGCCCGAGGACGAGGCGAAGTTCGATACCGTCACCTACACCTACTATGAGCAGCTGAACGGCTACAAGTACCTCAAGACGCTCGATATCGGGTATTTCTTCTATTCCGGGTCCTATGCGGATGACATCCTCAAGGTGCTGGACCCGTCCGAGAAGACCATCCTGCACATCCCGAATGTGAACTCGCGCGAAAGCACGAAGGACAAGCACCGCGAGGTCGAGCACATCATTGATGCCCTGGGCGATTGGCAGGGGACGGACCCCGCCACCGGGTTTCAGCTGGTCAAGACGCCGGAGGGGCGTGTGCTGCGCATCGCCGATCTGGTGGATGATGAACCGGCCAAGCGGGACAAGGTTTCCGCCGCGCTGAAGGACCCCGCGCAGAAGAACGCCCGCGACCATGTCGACATCATCATTGCCCTGGGGATGGCGAAGGAAGGGTTCGACTGGATCTGGTGCGAACACGCCCTGACGGTCGGCTATCGCGCCAGCCTGACCGAGATCGTGCAGATCATCGGCCGCGCCACCCGCGATGCCGAGGGCAAAACGCGCGCGCGCTTCACCAACCTGATCGCCGAGCCTGACGCCGCGGCTGAGGCGGTGACGGAAGCCGTGAACGATACGCTGAAGGCGATCGCCGCCAGCCTGCTGATGGAGCAGGTGCTGGCCCCGCGTTTCAACTTCACGCCCAAGACTGTGAAATGTGGCCCTGTCGAAGGGTTCGATTACGGCGCGGGCGGCTATGATCCGGGCAAGGAGAACGTCGGCTTCAACGAGGCCAGCGGGCAGTTCCAGATCGAGATCAAGGGGCTGGTCGAACCCAAGAGCAAGGAGGCCAAGCGCATCTGCCAGGAAGACCTGAACGAAGTGATCACAGCCTTCGTTCAGGACAAGACCACAATCGAGCGCGGGCTGTTTGATGAAGAACTGGTCCCCGAAGAACTGACCCAAGTGCGCATGGGCAAGATCGTCGCCGCGCGGTTTCCCGAACTGGACACCGAGGATCAGGAGGCCGTGCGCCAACATGCCGTGGCCGCGCTGAACCTGACCCAGAAGGCCAAGGAAATCGCGCTGACAGGCGGTGAGGATGGCGAGGTATCCGCCAACACAGCACTGATCGACGGCGTGCGTAAATTCGCTATGGATGTGCGCGAGCTGGATATTGATCTGATCGACCGGATCAACCCGTTCGGGGAAGCCTATGCGATCCTGGCCAAAACCATGAGCGAGGAAAGCCTGAGGCAAGTCGCTGCGGTGATTACTGCGAAGAAAATTCAGCTCACCCCGGAAGAGGCGCGCGCGCTGGCCAAACGAGCGGCGGCATTCAAGCAGGAACGCGGGCGATTGCCGTCGATCACATCGGCTGACCCATGGGAGAAGAAAATGGCTGAAGGGGTGGCCTACCTTATCCGCATGAAACAGGAGGCCGCCAATGGCTAA
- a CDS encoding GIY-YIG nuclease family protein codes for MANGFTEDDDALLAELGVEVETKKQVSRTPREERIIAGFEEIQRFVDEHGRRPQHGEDRDIFERLYAVRLDRIAELQECRDLIEPMDHQGLLSGTPLALPGDAEEMDDDALLDALGIEVEAPAITELKHVRSTTEKKAAEEIASRDRCEDFARFKPLFEQVQKELDTGLREARKFELKSEIEPGRFFIVGGQKAYVAEMGEMKLTDHGRTDARLRVVFDNGTESNMLMRSLQRALNADGDAGRRISEPHAGPLFSDRTMDGDEASGTIYVLRSKSDHPRVAENRDLVHKIGVTNMSVEKRIAGAQLQPTFLMANVEIVATYELYNINRTRLEKLIHRIFEPARLDIEILDRFGRPVAPKEWFLVPLFAINDAVEKIKDGTIAGFVYDPTQAKFIRRSDKGGGD; via the coding sequence ATGGCTAACGGGTTCACGGAAGACGACGATGCGCTGCTGGCCGAGCTGGGCGTTGAGGTCGAAACGAAAAAGCAAGTTTCCCGCACCCCGCGCGAAGAGCGGATCATCGCAGGCTTCGAAGAAATTCAGCGTTTTGTCGATGAGCACGGCCGCCGTCCGCAGCATGGCGAGGATCGCGACATCTTCGAGCGCCTGTATGCAGTCCGCCTTGACCGGATTGCCGAGTTACAGGAATGCCGCGACCTGATTGAGCCTATGGATCATCAGGGACTGCTGAGTGGCACGCCACTGGCGCTGCCGGGTGATGCCGAGGAGATGGATGACGACGCGCTTCTGGACGCGCTCGGGATCGAGGTTGAAGCGCCAGCGATCACAGAACTGAAACATGTCCGATCGACGACAGAGAAAAAGGCCGCGGAAGAGATCGCGAGCCGTGATCGATGTGAAGATTTTGCGCGCTTCAAGCCTCTGTTCGAGCAGGTGCAGAAGGAACTTGACACCGGCTTGCGCGAGGCACGGAAATTCGAGCTGAAATCGGAAATCGAGCCCGGCCGTTTCTTCATCGTGGGTGGGCAGAAAGCCTATGTCGCCGAAATGGGGGAAATGAAGCTCACGGATCATGGGCGCACGGATGCGCGGCTGCGGGTGGTTTTCGACAACGGGACCGAAAGCAATATGCTGATGCGATCGCTGCAGCGTGCCCTGAACGCAGATGGCGACGCCGGGCGGCGCATATCCGAGCCGCATGCCGGGCCATTGTTCTCTGATCGGACGATGGACGGAGATGAGGCCAGTGGTACTATCTATGTGCTGCGCAGCAAATCCGATCACCCACGGGTGGCCGAGAACCGCGATCTGGTTCACAAGATCGGTGTGACCAACATGAGCGTGGAAAAGCGCATTGCAGGGGCACAGCTGCAGCCGACATTCCTGATGGCCAATGTCGAGATTGTCGCCACCTATGAGCTGTACAACATCAACCGCACCCGCCTTGAAAAACTGATCCATCGCATCTTTGAACCAGCACGGCTCGATATAGAGATTTTGGACCGCTTCGGGCGGCCTGTGGCCCCGAAGGAATGGTTTCTGGTACCGCTCTTCGCGATCAACGATGCTGTCGAGAAAATCAAGGACGGTACGATTGCCGGTTTCGTCTACGACCCCACTCAGGCGAAATTCATCCGTCGATCAGACAAGGGCGGTGGCGATTAA
- a CDS encoding helix-turn-helix domain-containing protein, giving the protein MSGFRLPQSGSPKEIAQAEEEEAQRQGREFMVQTYSPRRGANENLRAFRMRHKLKMKDAASMMEVTARTYSDYEKGIRPVPSHALVKFAILTGGDLNEILLGRASSTKPEAFGKIVDEFFSIMGFLNLKYPDMSMNTRIEVARFIFKTDWRGMPHTHPEVIRDAVRITTRYQFHPEDIPAPPHWENYDDLKLYSEDTAAWQRMMAENRGRHLGDTSDSDQLGDR; this is encoded by the coding sequence ATGTCTGGATTTCGCCTGCCGCAAAGCGGTTCTCCCAAAGAAATTGCGCAGGCGGAGGAAGAAGAGGCGCAGCGGCAAGGTCGAGAGTTCATGGTGCAAACGTATTCGCCAAGGAGAGGGGCAAACGAAAACCTCCGTGCGTTTCGTATGCGTCATAAATTGAAAATGAAAGACGCCGCGTCGATGATGGAGGTAACGGCGAGAACTTACAGTGACTATGAAAAAGGCATCAGGCCCGTACCATCTCATGCGCTCGTGAAGTTCGCAATTTTGACAGGTGGAGATTTGAATGAAATTCTACTTGGGCGCGCAAGCAGCACCAAGCCCGAAGCCTTTGGTAAAATCGTCGATGAATTTTTTTCCATCATGGGTTTTTTGAATTTGAAGTATCCCGATATGAGCATGAACACTCGAATAGAAGTGGCGCGCTTCATTTTTAAGACCGATTGGCGAGGAATGCCACATACGCATCCAGAAGTCATTCGTGATGCCGTCCGGATAACCACACGGTATCAATTTCATCCGGAGGACATTCCTGCACCGCCTCATTGGGAAAATTACGATGACCTCAAACTATATTCTGAAGATACCGCCGCGTGGCAGCGAATGATGGCCGAAAATAGAGGAAGACACCTCGGTGATACTTCGGATAGTGATCAGCTGGGTGATCGCTGA
- a CDS encoding tyrosine-type recombinase/integrase, translating into MPDRPPDHPDFLAAYAAAAGSTRPVRAKADSGSLALAVEGYLKSDVFLVGLKEGTRSARRPMLDEIRERYGHGRVIDLRTKHIEADLMRFTGHARNNHLKAWRGFGKWLAVTYKIADPTTGARKAPVAQSDGHPPWSETEVETFRAYWPIDTPERLAFEVIFWTGARISDAVRLGHGNVDRDGWIVFRQQKTGGEVAIPFNRTLPDFAECMKEDLGYLHAALNARKDKHMTWMTTAHGKSRSVKAAGQWFAAKARSAGVCGRSAHGLRKSRARALAEAEGTSAQIGAWTGHESLSEIERYIRNFNKRKVLSSTKTEQKVPTQLAKVPNLQ; encoded by the coding sequence ATGCCTGACCGCCCCCCGGACCACCCTGATTTCCTTGCGGCCTACGCAGCGGCTGCCGGTAGCACAAGACCGGTACGCGCAAAGGCAGACTCCGGCAGTCTGGCGTTGGCGGTAGAGGGGTACCTGAAATCGGATGTTTTTCTGGTCGGTCTGAAGGAAGGCACACGATCCGCCAGACGACCGATGTTGGATGAAATTCGCGAGCGATACGGGCATGGCCGGGTGATCGACCTTCGGACCAAGCATATCGAAGCTGACCTGATGCGGTTCACGGGGCATGCTCGGAATAACCACCTGAAAGCATGGCGGGGTTTCGGGAAGTGGCTCGCTGTTACATACAAAATCGCGGATCCGACCACAGGCGCCAGGAAAGCGCCCGTCGCGCAGTCAGATGGTCATCCTCCGTGGTCAGAAACCGAGGTCGAGACTTTCCGAGCATATTGGCCGATCGACACGCCGGAACGTCTGGCATTCGAGGTAATCTTCTGGACTGGGGCGCGTATTTCGGATGCAGTTCGGTTAGGGCACGGCAACGTGGACCGAGACGGATGGATTGTGTTCCGTCAGCAAAAAACCGGCGGTGAAGTAGCAATCCCCTTCAATCGTACGCTACCGGACTTCGCAGAATGCATGAAAGAGGATCTCGGCTACCTCCATGCGGCACTGAACGCTCGGAAAGACAAGCACATGACATGGATGACGACCGCACACGGTAAATCCCGAAGCGTGAAGGCCGCAGGCCAGTGGTTTGCAGCCAAAGCTAGATCTGCGGGTGTCTGTGGCCGCTCGGCGCATGGTCTGCGAAAAAGCCGCGCGCGGGCGCTTGCCGAAGCCGAAGGAACCTCGGCTCAAATTGGTGCCTGGACGGGACATGAAAGCCTGTCAGAGATCGAACGATACATTCGCAACTTCAACAAGCGGAAGGTGCTCAGCAGCACGAAAACGGAACAAAAAGTTCCAACTCAACTGGCCAAAGTTCCAAATCTTCAATAA
- the rpmB gene encoding 50S ribosomal protein L28, producing MSRRCELTGKGPMTGNNVSHANNKSRRRFLPNLQDVSLQSEALGRSFKLRVSSAALRSVDHRGGLDAYLARAKDDELSANALKIKRELGKAATAA from the coding sequence ATGTCGCGCCGCTGCGAATTGACCGGAAAAGGCCCGATGACGGGCAACAATGTAAGCCACGCCAATAACAAATCCCGCCGCCGCTTTCTGCCAAACCTGCAGGACGTGTCGCTGCAATCTGAAGCTCTGGGTCGGAGCTTCAAGCTGCGGGTATCTTCCGCTGCACTGCGCTCGGTAGACCATCGCGGTGGCCTCGACGCTTATCTTGCACGCGCCAAGGACGACGAACTGTCGGCGAATGCGCTGAAGATCAAGCGCGAGCTTGGCAAAGCAGCAACAGCCGCCTGA
- the meaB gene encoding methylmalonyl Co-A mutase-associated GTPase MeaB, with translation MDHSALADGVLSGDRRALARAITLVESTRPDHREAAAALLEQLAGSGREAIRIGLSGTPGVGKSTFIESFGLMLAEQDLRVAVLAVDPSSARTGGSILGDKTRMEYLTRHPKAFIRPSPSQTHLGGVARRTREAVALCEAAGFDVVLIETVGVGQSETVVAELSDVFLLLLAPAGGDELQGVKRGIMEVADIIIVNKADGDLKATATRTCADYAGALRLLRRRPQDPDGFPKAMTVSALEQSGLDKAWSEIRDLIEWRRETGHWQTRRVAQARHWFHEEIRQTLLARLEAPSARALATSLLQDVEAGQTTPTKAAAALVAQLWPEMTPDGSTESLDLAQDTP, from the coding sequence ATGGATCATTCAGCCTTGGCAGACGGGGTGCTTTCGGGCGATCGGCGCGCCCTTGCCCGTGCAATCACGCTGGTCGAAAGCACACGGCCCGACCACCGCGAGGCAGCGGCAGCCCTGCTTGAACAGCTTGCAGGGTCGGGGCGCGAGGCTATCCGCATCGGCCTGTCAGGCACGCCCGGTGTCGGCAAATCCACCTTTATCGAAAGCTTTGGCCTGATGCTGGCCGAACAGGACTTGCGCGTGGCGGTGCTGGCGGTCGATCCGTCCAGTGCGCGCACAGGCGGCTCAATCCTTGGCGACAAGACCCGCATGGAATACCTGACCCGCCACCCAAAAGCCTTTATTCGCCCCAGCCCCAGCCAAACCCATCTTGGCGGTGTGGCACGCCGCACGCGCGAAGCGGTGGCCCTATGCGAAGCCGCCGGTTTCGATGTGGTGCTGATCGAGACAGTGGGCGTAGGGCAATCGGAAACCGTGGTTGCGGAACTGTCGGATGTATTTCTGCTGCTGCTGGCACCCGCTGGCGGGGATGAGTTGCAAGGCGTCAAACGCGGGATCATGGAAGTGGCCGACATCATCATCGTCAACAAGGCCGATGGCGACCTGAAAGCAACAGCAACACGGACCTGCGCCGATTATGCAGGGGCCTTGCGCCTGCTGCGCCGCCGCCCGCAAGACCCGGACGGGTTTCCAAAGGCGATGACCGTCTCTGCGCTGGAGCAATCAGGACTGGACAAGGCGTGGTCGGAGATTCGTGACCTGATCGAATGGCGGCGCGAGACGGGCCATTGGCAAACACGCCGCGTCGCACAGGCGCGGCACTGGTTTCATGAAGAAATCCGTCAAACCTTGCTGGCACGGCTGGAAGCGCCCTCGGCCCGCGCCCTTGCAACAAGCTTGCTGCAGGATGTTGAAGCCGGTCAGACGACCCCCACCAAAGCAGCCGCCGCGCTTGTCGCGCAACTCTGGCCCGAAATGACGCCGGATGGTTCGACGGAATCGCTTGACCTTGCGCAAGATACCCCCTAA
- a CDS encoding Lrp/AsnC family transcriptional regulator produces MLDQKDREILAAVQENAMLTSEALGARVHLSPSQAARRRQRLEAQGTITSYRARLDPAQIGLGVQAFVQVQMGTHTPDGAKSFKRLLAAMPQVINAWTLTGEADYLLRVWCADLSALNTLIHDRLLPHPAVARVHSQIVMEQLKQAAALPV; encoded by the coding sequence ATGCTTGACCAAAAAGACCGGGAAATCCTTGCAGCCGTGCAGGAGAATGCAATGCTGACCTCCGAGGCGTTGGGCGCGCGCGTGCACCTGTCGCCCAGTCAGGCCGCACGCAGGCGCCAGCGACTGGAAGCGCAAGGCACGATCACCAGCTACCGCGCGCGCCTTGACCCTGCCCAGATCGGCCTTGGGGTGCAGGCCTTTGTTCAGGTCCAGATGGGCACACATACGCCAGACGGGGCCAAAAGCTTCAAGCGGTTGCTGGCCGCCATGCCACAGGTGATCAACGCATGGACCCTGACAGGCGAGGCTGATTATCTGCTGCGCGTCTGGTGCGCAGATTTGTCCGCGCTGAACACCCTGATCCATGACCGTTTGCTGCCCCACCCCGCAGTCGCGCGCGTGCACAGCCAGATCGTTATGGAACAACTGAAACAAGCCGCCGCCTTGCCCGTATGA
- the hppD gene encoding 4-hydroxyphenylpyruvate dioxygenase, producing the protein MGPFPHAAPRASISPENPAGTDGFEFVEFAHPDPETLRAQFRAMGYTRTARHRRQDIELWQQGDITYVLNNDNDSHAMGFAAEHGPCASAMGWRVVDAKHAFDHAVALGAKPYSGPGKVLDVPAIIGIGGSLIYFIEEYGEAHPYAEFDWLCAPKPKGVGFYYLDHLTHNVFKGNMDTWFEFYSRLFNFREIRFFDIAGKFTGLFSRALTSPCGRIRIPINEDRGETGQIVEYLKRYNGEGIQHIAVGTEDIYAATDAIAERGIKFMPKPPMAYYDLSHERVTGHTEPVELMAKHGILIDGEGVVDGGETKILLQIFSKTMVGPIFFEFIQRKGDDGFGEGNFKALFESIEADQIARGVLKTG; encoded by the coding sequence ATGGGTCCGTTTCCCCACGCCGCCCCGCGCGCCAGCATCAGCCCCGAGAATCCCGCAGGCACAGACGGGTTTGAGTTTGTCGAATTCGCACACCCCGACCCTGAAACGCTGCGCGCGCAGTTCCGGGCGATGGGCTACACCCGCACGGCCCGCCACCGGCGGCAGGATATCGAGCTGTGGCAGCAGGGCGACATCACCTATGTGCTGAACAATGACAACGACAGCCATGCGATGGGGTTCGCCGCCGAGCATGGTCCTTGTGCGTCCGCGATGGGCTGGCGCGTGGTGGATGCAAAACATGCTTTCGATCACGCGGTTGCCCTTGGGGCCAAGCCGTATTCCGGGCCGGGCAAGGTGCTGGATGTGCCCGCAATCATCGGCATTGGCGGATCACTGATCTATTTCATCGAAGAATATGGCGAGGCGCATCCTTACGCCGAATTTGACTGGCTTTGTGCGCCCAAGCCAAAGGGGGTTGGGTTCTACTATCTCGATCATCTGACGCACAATGTGTTCAAGGGAAACATGGACACATGGTTTGAGTTTTACAGCCGCCTGTTCAATTTCCGCGAAATTCGGTTCTTTGACATTGCGGGCAAGTTCACGGGTCTGTTCAGCCGCGCGCTGACCTCTCCTTGTGGGCGGATCAGGATTCCGATCAATGAAGACCGGGGTGAAACGGGACAGATTGTCGAATACCTCAAGCGTTATAACGGCGAGGGGATTCAGCATATCGCGGTCGGCACCGAAGATATCTATGCGGCAACCGATGCAATCGCCGAGCGTGGGATCAAATTCATGCCCAAACCCCCAATGGCCTATTATGATCTGAGCCATGAGCGCGTGACCGGCCACACAGAACCGGTTGAGCTGATGGCCAAGCACGGCATCCTGATTGATGGTGAAGGGGTCGTAGACGGGGGCGAGACAAAGATCCTGCTGCAAATCTTCTCGAAAACCATGGTGGGACCGATCTTCTTCGAGTTCATCCAGCGCAAAGGCGATGACGGCTTTGGCGAAGGGAACTTCAAGGCGCTGTTCGAATCCATCGAGGCGGATCAGATCGCGCGCGGGGTGTTGAAAACGGGCTGA
- the paaG gene encoding 2-(1,2-epoxy-1,2-dihydrophenyl)acetyl-CoA isomerase PaaG — MTSPATVIAHLQGGVLELTLNRPEKLNSFNADMHGALRAGLDRAAQDSAVRAVLLTGSGRAFSAGQDLGDRDPRKGGPKPDLGQTIGEFYAPLIRSIRAVDKPVIAAVNGVAAGAGANIALACDIVLAAQSARFIQAFAKLGLVPDAGGSWALTRLLGEARAKALALTAEPLSAQQAADWGLIWKALPDDTLMEEARALAQRLAEGPTFGYGLTKQAIHAASVNSLDDQLDLEQDFQRRAGFSADYAEGVTAFLEKRQPRFQGK; from the coding sequence ATGACATCACCCGCGACGGTGATCGCGCACCTGCAAGGCGGGGTTCTGGAGCTGACCCTGAACCGCCCCGAAAAGCTCAATTCATTCAATGCTGACATGCACGGTGCCCTGCGCGCAGGGCTTGACCGTGCGGCGCAAGACAGCGCAGTGCGCGCGGTCTTGCTCACAGGTTCCGGGCGCGCGTTCAGTGCCGGGCAGGATCTGGGGGATCGTGATCCGCGCAAGGGGGGGCCAAAACCTGATCTTGGTCAGACGATTGGTGAATTCTACGCCCCGCTTATCCGGTCCATTCGTGCCGTGGACAAGCCCGTGATTGCAGCGGTGAACGGGGTGGCAGCGGGGGCGGGTGCCAATATTGCGCTGGCCTGCGACATTGTGCTGGCCGCGCAATCGGCGCGCTTCATTCAGGCCTTTGCCAAGCTGGGGCTGGTGCCCGATGCGGGCGGAAGCTGGGCACTGACGCGGCTTTTGGGCGAAGCACGCGCCAAGGCGCTGGCCCTGACAGCCGAACCGCTATCCGCACAGCAGGCCGCCGATTGGGGGCTGATCTGGAAAGCGCTGCCAGATGACACCCTGATGGAAGAGGCGCGCGCGCTGGCGCAGCGTCTGGCCGAAGGGCCGACCTTTGGCTATGGGCTGACGAAACAGGCCATTCATGCGGCCAGCGTCAACAGCCTTGATGACCAGCTTGATCTTGAACAGGATTTTCAGCGCCGCGCAGGGTTCTCTGCGGATTACGCCGAAGGTGTCACCGCTTTTCTTGAAAAACGACAGCCAAGGTTTCAGGGCAAATGA
- the paaI gene encoding hydroxyphenylacetyl-CoA thioesterase PaaI: MTNPDTITPQELADACAKAMWNDDSASQNLGMSLDHVAPGVATLSMTITDQMTNGHGMCHGGYIFTLADSAFAFACNTYNQRVVAQHCAVTYLSPVETGARLQAHAREVSRRGRSGIYDVRVTDGSGAVIAEFRGHSRVIKGTHLTEE; this comes from the coding sequence ATGACCAATCCCGATACAATAACCCCGCAAGAACTGGCCGACGCCTGTGCAAAAGCCATGTGGAACGATGACAGCGCCAGTCAGAACTTGGGCATGTCACTGGACCATGTCGCACCGGGGGTGGCGACCCTGTCCATGACCATCACCGACCAGATGACCAACGGGCATGGCATGTGCCACGGCGGCTATATCTTTACGCTGGCTGATTCAGCTTTTGCCTTTGCGTGTAACACCTACAACCAGCGTGTGGTCGCGCAGCATTGCGCTGTTACTTACCTGAGCCCGGTCGAGACGGGCGCGCGGCTGCAAGCCCATGCGCGCGAGGTTTCGCGCAGGGGGCGGTCGGGGATTTATGATGTGCGCGTGACGGATGGGTCTGGCGCGGTCATTGCCGAATTTCGTGGGCATTCGCGTGTCATCAAGGGCACGCATCTGACGGAGGAATAA
- the paaK gene encoding phenylacetate--CoA ligase PaaK, translating to MEDLSPKPGDLEPIETASRDEISALQLERLKWSLRHAYEGSSFYRKRFDDHGVHPDDLHTLADLAKFPFTVKTDLRDTYPFGMFAVPREELVRVHASSGTTGKPTVVGYTRRDIDTWADLVARSIRASGGRKGDIVHIAYGYGLFTGGLGAHYGAERLGCTVVPVSGGMTERQVTLINDFKPRIIMVTPSYMLSILDGFQRAGIDPRESSLAVGIFGAEPWTNSMRHEIEQAFDMHAVDIYGLSEVMGPGVANECVESKDGLHLWEDHFYPEIINPETGEVLPDGEMGELVFTTLTKEGLPIVRYRTRDLTRLLPGTARSMRRIEKITGRSDDMIILRGVNIFPTQVEEQILKCAGLAPHFQIELTRTGRMDDMTVHCEATLRAAEGGARAASGQELSHHIKSTLGVTAKVLVHTPGSAPRSEGKAKRVVDNRPKEG from the coding sequence ATGGAAGACCTGTCCCCGAAACCCGGTGATCTGGAACCGATCGAGACGGCCTCGCGCGATGAAATCAGCGCCCTGCAACTGGAGCGGCTGAAATGGTCGCTGCGCCATGCCTATGAGGGGTCCAGTTTTTACCGCAAGCGGTTCGACGATCATGGCGTGCATCCCGATGATCTGCACACATTGGCTGATCTGGCCAAATTCCCCTTCACTGTGAAAACCGACCTGCGCGATACCTACCCGTTTGGCATGTTCGCAGTCCCGCGCGAGGAATTGGTGCGGGTACATGCGTCATCCGGCACAACCGGCAAGCCCACTGTCGTGGGCTACACCCGCCGCGACATTGACACATGGGCCGATCTGGTCGCCCGCTCGATCCGCGCAAGCGGGGGGCGCAAGGGCGACATCGTGCATATCGCCTATGGCTACGGTCTGTTCACGGGCGGCTTGGGCGCGCATTACGGGGCGGAGCGGCTGGGGTGCACGGTCGTGCCTGTGTCGGGCGGCATGACCGAACGGCAGGTCACGCTGATCAATGACTTCAAGCCCCGCATCATCATGGTGACACCATCCTATATGCTGTCGATCCTTGACGGGTTTCAGCGCGCAGGCATTGACCCGCGTGAGTCGTCGCTTGCCGTGGGCATATTCGGGGCAGAGCCTTGGACAAATTCCATGCGCCACGAGATCGAGCAGGCGTTTGATATGCACGCGGTGGATATTTATGGCCTGTCCGAGGTGATGGGGCCGGGGGTGGCCAATGAATGCGTGGAAAGCAAGGATGGGCTGCATCTGTGGGAAGATCATTTCTACCCCGAGATCATCAACCCTGAAACCGGCGAAGTGCTGCCCGATGGCGAAATGGGCGAGTTGGTCTTTACCACGCTGACCAAGGAAGGGCTGCCCATCGTGCGCTACCGCACGCGCGACCTGACACGGCTGTTGCCCGGCACCGCGCGCTCCATGCGCCGGATCGAAAAGATCACCGGGCGGTCTGACGACATGATCATTCTGCGGGGCGTCAATATTTTCCCCACGCAGGTGGAAGAGCAAATTCTGAAATGCGCGGGGCTTGCTCCGCATTTCCAGATTGAACTGACGCGCACAGGGCGGATGGATGACATGACTGTGCATTGCGAGGCGACACTCCGCGCTGCGGAAGGGGGGGCGCGCGCGGCGTCGGGGCAGGAGTTGTCGCACCATATCAAAAGCACATTGGGGGTCACAGCCAAGGTGCTGGTGCATACGCCCGGCAGCGCGCCCCGATCCGAAGGCAAGGCCAAGCGCGTGGTCGATAACCGACCCAAGGAGGGGTGA